One genomic region from Sphingomonas paeninsulae encodes:
- a CDS encoding HdaA/DnaA family protein — translation MNQIALPLDWPADEAESAFIVSSSNAAAVRHLHARGTWAVCATILTGPRKSGRSLLGRVITAQTGGTLIDNAQDHDEEQIFHAWNDAQRTRRPLVLIADAAPPEWSIVLPDLRSRLSATPHVAIGDPDEGLIERLITTLLERRGLIPQHGVVAYLTPRVERSHHSVIALVDALDAASLAAHRAITVPLARAVLSGIDAVAAAS, via the coding sequence ATGAACCAGATTGCCCTGCCGCTCGATTGGCCGGCAGACGAGGCGGAAAGTGCGTTCATTGTTTCTTCGTCGAATGCCGCCGCCGTCCGTCACCTTCACGCAAGGGGAACCTGGGCGGTTTGCGCGACGATTCTTACCGGACCACGGAAATCGGGTCGCAGCCTCTTGGGGCGCGTCATCACGGCGCAGACCGGCGGTACGTTGATCGACAACGCGCAGGACCATGACGAGGAGCAAATTTTCCACGCGTGGAACGACGCGCAACGGACGCGACGGCCGCTGGTGCTGATCGCCGACGCCGCGCCGCCTGAGTGGTCGATTGTCCTTCCAGACCTTCGTTCACGTCTTTCCGCTACTCCTCACGTCGCGATTGGTGATCCGGACGAGGGTTTGATCGAACGCTTGATTACCACGCTTCTGGAGCGTCGTGGATTGATCCCACAACACGGAGTTGTCGCTTACCTGACGCCGCGGGTCGAACGCAGTCATCATTCTGTCATAGCTCTCGTGGATGCGCTGGATGCGGCGTCGCTGGCCGCCCATCGCGCAATCACTGTGCCTTTGGCGCGCGCAGTGCTGTCAGGCATCGACGCTGTCGCCGCAGCGAGCTAA